One genomic segment of Pseudomonas chlororaphis subsp. aurantiaca includes these proteins:
- a CDS encoding PA0613 family protein: MIKAIDMALKQWAQELHGDEVAAGYSGGNMVAMMMESGGQLVRGRRGSRVPLEASLDIERIVKKRLDPELMAVVQVHYCQPDAPLAARLARSGCTRNIYYQRLHDAHIVVEHFLLGEAA, encoded by the coding sequence ATGATTAAGGCAATCGATATGGCCCTCAAACAATGGGCGCAGGAGCTGCACGGCGACGAGGTGGCGGCCGGTTACTCGGGCGGCAACATGGTCGCCATGATGATGGAAAGCGGTGGTCAGCTCGTGCGCGGAAGGCGCGGGAGCAGGGTGCCGCTAGAAGCGTCGCTGGACATTGAGCGCATCGTCAAGAAACGCCTCGATCCTGAGCTGATGGCGGTGGTGCAGGTGCATTACTGCCAGCCCGATGCGCCCTTGGCTGCGCGTCTGGCGCGAAGTGGCTGTACGCGCAACATCTACTACCAGCGCCTGCATGACGCTCACATCGTGGTCGAGCACTTCCTCCTGGGGGAAGCGGCTTGA
- a CDS encoding tyrosine-type recombinase/integrase, whose amino-acid sequence MARSTVDLPRGVEIFRKSLRIRFTWNGVRRCETLPYPATPKGIKAASQLRDQVTSLIKLELLDDTKYAELFPRSTVLLDGIPTFHEYAQLWLDGRVITSGTRNNYKGALNLYWIPPLALIRLDQITTTLLRRVIAATEWTSPGVRRNALVKLSTILESAVTEELIKKNPAKMIDRPKRARKEINPFSLDEANRIIAHMYQTTHWPSGIYAAFFEFAFFTGLRLSEVAALRWDAVDLVKRQVHVRRTVALAVVEERTKTGKDRYVLLNERALHALEYARQYAERRKKGVGRIKETPYVFPPSKNSEYIKQTSDLHKQWGPALKALAMSYRPPYNCRHTYATICLMSNMNPAFIAQQLGHSVQMLLTTYARWLNSSSDWAELEKLQIGIKSVSGKNDQL is encoded by the coding sequence ATGGCAAGAAGCACAGTGGATTTGCCCAGAGGAGTGGAAATCTTCCGCAAATCCCTCCGGATTCGTTTTACTTGGAACGGGGTCCGACGATGCGAAACACTCCCCTACCCCGCGACGCCGAAAGGCATTAAAGCTGCATCCCAACTACGCGATCAAGTAACCAGCCTGATCAAGCTCGAGCTCTTGGATGATACCAAGTACGCTGAGCTGTTCCCGCGCTCGACTGTTTTACTGGACGGCATTCCAACGTTTCACGAGTACGCTCAGTTATGGCTTGATGGTCGAGTCATCACCTCCGGCACGCGCAACAATTACAAGGGCGCGCTGAACCTGTATTGGATTCCGCCGCTGGCCCTGATCCGCCTCGACCAGATCACCACCACGCTCCTGCGCCGCGTCATTGCGGCGACGGAGTGGACGTCGCCAGGTGTTCGCCGCAACGCCTTGGTCAAACTCTCGACCATCCTGGAATCGGCCGTCACTGAAGAGCTGATCAAGAAGAACCCTGCCAAAATGATCGACCGCCCCAAACGGGCGCGTAAGGAAATTAACCCTTTCTCTCTAGACGAGGCGAACAGGATCATAGCCCACATGTACCAGACCACTCACTGGCCCAGCGGGATCTACGCCGCGTTCTTTGAGTTTGCGTTCTTCACCGGGCTCCGGCTGTCAGAGGTCGCGGCACTGCGCTGGGATGCTGTGGACCTGGTGAAGCGCCAGGTTCATGTCCGCCGCACTGTGGCACTGGCCGTAGTCGAAGAACGCACTAAGACCGGCAAAGATCGCTATGTGCTGCTCAATGAGCGGGCGCTGCACGCGCTGGAGTACGCCCGCCAGTACGCGGAACGTCGCAAAAAAGGCGTCGGCAGGATCAAGGAAACGCCCTATGTGTTCCCGCCATCGAAGAACAGCGAGTACATCAAACAGACGTCCGACCTGCATAAGCAGTGGGGACCAGCCCTGAAGGCACTGGCGATGTCTTATCGGCCACCGTACAACTGCCGTCATACTTATGCGACAATATGCTTAATGTCCAACATGAACCCCGCCTTCATCGCTCAGCAACTTGGCCACAGCGTCCAAATGTTGCTGACGACGTATGCGCGTTGGCTCAACTCAAGCTCAGACTGGGCGGAGCTGGAAAAGCTCCAGATTGGTATCAAATCGGTATCAGGCAAAAACGACCAGCTCTAA
- a CDS encoding phage antirepressor KilAC domain-containing protein, which produces MERTLAQAAAQLGLTRPKLIALMREKGLLKGNLPADLKRDKEYLRVKDSPWYDEKYGLQYSQSTRVKQPGIRWLADELGIDLPAIPADRRDVA; this is translated from the coding sequence ATGGAACGCACCCTCGCTCAAGCAGCCGCTCAACTCGGCCTCACCCGACCCAAACTGATCGCTCTCATGCGGGAGAAAGGTCTGCTCAAGGGGAATTTGCCTGCCGACCTCAAGCGCGACAAAGAGTATCTGCGGGTCAAGGACAGTCCTTGGTATGACGAGAAGTACGGCCTGCAGTACAGCCAGTCGACCCGGGTAAAACAACCAGGCATCCGCTGGCTGGCCGACGAGTTGGGCATCGATCTTCCTGCCATCCCGGCAGACCGCCGTGACGTGGCCTAG
- a CDS encoding ABC-F family ATPase — protein sequence MISTANITMQFGAKPLFENVSVKFNGGNRYGLIGANGCGKSTFMKILGGDLEPSGGQVMLEPNVRLGKLRQDQFAYEEFTVIDTVIMGHEELWKVKAERDRIYSLPEMSEEDGMAVAELETDFAEMDGYTAESRAGELLLGLGIPLEQHFGPMTEVAPGWKLRVLLAQALFSDPEVLLLDEPTNHLDINTIRWLETILTARNSTMIIISHDRHFLNSVCTHMADLDYGELRLFPGNYDEYMTAATQSREQLLSDNAKKKAQIAELQTFVSRFSANASKAKQATSRAKQIDKIQLAEVKPSSRVSPFIRFEQTKKLHRQAVTIEQMSKGFDGKTLFKNFSFTVEAGERVAIIGPNGIGKTTLLRTLMGELTPDAGSVKWTESAELGYYAQDHAHDFEDDVSLFDWMGQWTQGEQIIRGTLGRMLFSNDEILKSVKVISGGEQGRMLFGKLILQKPNVLVMDEPTNHLDMESIEALNLALENYPGTLIFVSHDREFVSSLATRIIELSPNGVTDFSGTYDDYLRSQGVVF from the coding sequence TTGATTTCCACAGCTAACATCACGATGCAGTTCGGCGCCAAGCCGCTATTCGAGAACGTTTCGGTCAAGTTCAACGGCGGCAACCGCTATGGCCTGATCGGCGCCAACGGTTGCGGCAAATCGACTTTCATGAAGATCCTCGGCGGCGACCTCGAGCCGTCCGGCGGCCAGGTCATGCTGGAGCCGAACGTTCGCCTGGGTAAACTGCGCCAGGACCAGTTCGCCTACGAAGAATTCACCGTGATCGACACCGTGATCATGGGTCACGAAGAGCTGTGGAAGGTCAAGGCCGAGCGCGATCGCATCTACTCGCTGCCGGAAATGAGCGAAGAAGACGGCATGGCCGTGGCCGAGCTGGAAACCGACTTCGCCGAGATGGACGGCTACACCGCCGAATCCCGCGCCGGTGAACTGCTGCTGGGCCTGGGCATTCCCCTGGAACAGCATTTCGGCCCGATGACCGAAGTCGCTCCGGGCTGGAAACTACGGGTCCTGCTGGCCCAGGCGCTGTTCTCCGATCCGGAAGTGCTGCTGCTCGACGAACCGACCAACCACTTGGACATCAACACCATCCGCTGGCTGGAAACGATTCTGACGGCGCGTAACAGCACCATGATCATCATTTCCCACGACCGTCACTTCCTCAACAGCGTCTGCACCCACATGGCCGACCTGGACTACGGTGAGCTGCGCCTGTTCCCGGGCAACTACGACGAGTACATGACCGCGGCGACCCAGTCCCGCGAGCAGCTGCTGTCGGACAACGCCAAGAAGAAAGCGCAGATCGCCGAGCTGCAGACCTTCGTCAGCCGCTTCTCGGCCAACGCCTCGAAAGCCAAGCAGGCCACCTCCCGCGCCAAGCAGATCGACAAGATCCAGCTGGCCGAGGTCAAGCCATCGAGCCGCGTCAGCCCGTTCATCCGTTTCGAACAGACCAAGAAGCTGCACCGCCAGGCCGTGACCATCGAGCAGATGTCCAAGGGCTTCGACGGCAAGACCCTGTTCAAGAACTTCAGCTTCACCGTCGAAGCCGGCGAGCGCGTGGCGATCATCGGCCCGAACGGCATCGGCAAGACCACCCTGCTGCGCACCCTGATGGGCGAGCTGACCCCGGACGCCGGTTCGGTGAAATGGACCGAAAGCGCGGAGCTGGGCTACTACGCCCAGGACCACGCCCATGACTTCGAAGACGACGTCAGCCTGTTCGACTGGATGGGCCAATGGACCCAGGGCGAGCAGATCATTCGTGGCACCCTGGGCCGCATGCTGTTCTCCAACGACGAGATCCTCAAGTCGGTCAAGGTCATCTCCGGTGGTGAGCAGGGCCGCATGCTGTTCGGCAAGCTGATCCTGCAAAAGCCCAACGTACTGGTGATGGACGAGCCGACCAACCACCTGGACATGGAATCCATCGAGGCGCTGAACCTGGCGCTGGAAAACTACCCGGGCACCCTGATCTTCGTCAGCCACGACCGTGAGTTCGTATCGTCCCTGGCCACTCGCATCATCGAGCTGAGCCCGAACGGCGTGACCGACTTCAGCGGCACCTACGACGACTACCTGCGCAGCCAGGGCGTGGTGTTCTAA
- a CDS encoding TraR/DksA family transcriptional regulator: protein MADIADFANDLVQERIDQAMAARSAAKAESAAHSLLFCEACDDPIPEARRLASPGCSQCISCQSLSERGIQHAR from the coding sequence GTGGCTGACATCGCTGATTTTGCCAACGATCTGGTGCAGGAACGCATCGATCAGGCCATGGCCGCGCGCAGCGCTGCCAAGGCAGAGAGCGCTGCTCATTCCTTGCTGTTCTGTGAAGCCTGTGATGATCCGATTCCGGAAGCACGTCGCTTGGCCTCGCCGGGTTGCTCGCAGTGCATCAGTTGCCAATCCCTCTCTGAGCGGGGGATTCAGCATGCTCGATGA
- a CDS encoding pyocin activator PrtN family protein, whose amino-acid sequence MSNAAQNPLRLHPAPESATVELLYRIFGDVLIPLEKVREQYFRNLNEQSFVTEINSGRIQLPITTLDTSRKALKYAHIRHIASLIDIRAYKADEIMQRQQDGQHQVAATPLMAVTTSQRQPQEHST is encoded by the coding sequence ATGAGTAACGCAGCACAGAACCCGCTTCGCCTGCACCCGGCGCCCGAATCGGCCACCGTCGAACTGCTCTACCGTATTTTCGGTGACGTCCTGATCCCGCTGGAAAAGGTACGCGAGCAGTACTTTCGCAACCTCAACGAGCAGTCATTCGTGACGGAGATCAACAGCGGCCGCATCCAGCTTCCTATCACCACGCTGGACACCAGCCGCAAGGCACTCAAGTACGCGCACATCCGACACATCGCCTCTCTGATCGACATCCGCGCCTACAAGGCGGATGAAATCATGCAGCGACAGCAGGACGGCCAGCACCAGGTAGCAGCCACACCGTTGATGGCTGTCACCACCAGCCAACGACAACCACAGGAGCACTCCACATGA
- a CDS encoding phage holin family protein, translating into MTNEQQALAEMPIWLVIALSLVGGVSGEMWRADKDGARGWALLRRLALRSGACIVCGVSAMMLLFGAGLSIWTAGALGCLTAMAGADVAIGLYERWVAKRLDLSEAEPEA; encoded by the coding sequence ATGACGAATGAGCAACAGGCACTGGCAGAGATGCCGATCTGGTTGGTGATTGCCCTGTCCCTGGTGGGCGGCGTGTCCGGCGAGATGTGGCGCGCTGACAAGGACGGGGCACGAGGCTGGGCGTTACTGCGCCGCCTCGCACTTCGGTCCGGCGCCTGCATCGTCTGCGGCGTGTCAGCGATGATGTTGCTGTTCGGTGCGGGCCTGTCGATCTGGACAGCAGGCGCTCTGGGTTGCTTGACCGCGATGGCCGGTGCGGATGTCGCCATCGGCTTGTACGAACGCTGGGTGGCCAAGCGCCTGGACCTGAGCGAAGCCGAACCGGAGGCATGA
- a CDS encoding VapE domain-containing protein yields the protein MLDEVLGQFADYGLEPAQPLVFGKLTRCKTSQDKGKEKNGWYVVHEQRTEKGDTLIFGAFGDWRSGETQKIKVKAGRMSPEEREVMRARQEEAKRRAAEIANNAARRAAKKAQGLFERMPTTGRSDYLDRKQIVGIKVRYAPRTGAVLVPMNNARDQIMGLQVIFPNKQEDTGRDKSYWPYGMAKEGTFHLLGPHPEPGEPVLVCEGYATGASLHMATSLAVAVAFDAGNLLAVCKAMRERFAGCPLIICRDDDWKTTKPNGDAWNPGEEKASNAALIVGAQVVAPIFSVERHEKWTDFNDLHVAEGLEAVRRQVLAVVRPPAAGGWKDQLARSESGALIAHMQNVELILAHDERWAGVISYSAFSSKIVKLRAAPYGGGTGEWADIDDVRVMKWLAQQYNLRVKSSHVIEAVSVVAHDHAFHPVREYLKKLEWDRVPRLEAWLTDVMGVPACDYTAKVGKRWMISAVARVMKPGCKADSVMILEGAQGAGKSTAMSVLGGEWFMDTPFALGDKDGFQAIRGKWIVELGELDSFNKAESTKAKQFFSASTDTYRESYGRRTMDVPRQCVFVGTTNQDEYLKDATGNRRYWPVACTKVDVALLREIRDQLWAEAVFCYEAGDLWWVTPDEAPMFAEAQDQRFVVDEWEGPILTWLEESQIGETATGSEVMSQALKLDPGHWGKPEQMRVGAIMHRLGWRRFRLGALSKSGQRPWAYKKPEHWGRAPALQKDEFEEPCFDD from the coding sequence ATGCTCGATGAGGTATTGGGGCAATTCGCCGATTACGGTCTGGAACCGGCGCAACCGCTGGTGTTCGGCAAGCTGACCCGCTGCAAGACATCGCAGGATAAGGGCAAGGAAAAGAACGGCTGGTACGTCGTCCACGAGCAGCGTACGGAGAAGGGCGACACGCTGATCTTCGGCGCCTTCGGTGACTGGCGTTCGGGCGAGACGCAGAAGATCAAGGTCAAGGCCGGGCGGATGTCGCCGGAAGAGCGTGAAGTGATGCGCGCCCGCCAGGAAGAAGCCAAGCGCCGCGCCGCGGAAATCGCGAATAACGCTGCGCGGCGGGCCGCGAAAAAAGCGCAGGGTCTGTTCGAGCGCATGCCGACCACCGGGCGCAGCGATTACCTGGACCGCAAGCAGATTGTCGGCATCAAGGTCCGTTACGCGCCGCGCACTGGCGCCGTGCTGGTTCCGATGAACAATGCCCGTGATCAGATCATGGGCCTGCAGGTGATCTTCCCGAACAAACAGGAAGACACCGGCCGCGATAAATCCTACTGGCCTTACGGGATGGCGAAGGAGGGCACTTTTCACCTGCTTGGTCCACATCCGGAGCCAGGTGAACCGGTGCTGGTCTGTGAGGGTTACGCCACTGGCGCCAGCCTGCACATGGCGACGTCGCTCGCTGTGGCCGTGGCCTTCGATGCCGGTAACTTGCTGGCTGTGTGCAAGGCCATGCGCGAACGCTTTGCCGGCTGCCCGCTGATCATCTGCCGCGATGACGACTGGAAGACCACCAAGCCCAACGGCGACGCCTGGAATCCCGGCGAGGAGAAGGCCAGCAACGCCGCCCTGATCGTTGGTGCCCAAGTCGTTGCGCCGATCTTTTCGGTCGAGCGTCACGAGAAGTGGACTGACTTCAATGACCTGCACGTCGCCGAAGGGCTCGAAGCTGTGCGCCGACAGGTGCTGGCCGTGGTCCGTCCACCGGCTGCCGGTGGTTGGAAGGATCAGCTCGCCCGTAGCGAGAGCGGCGCCCTGATTGCGCACATGCAGAATGTCGAATTGATTCTGGCCCACGATGAGCGCTGGGCCGGAGTGATCAGCTACAGCGCGTTCAGCTCGAAGATCGTCAAGCTGCGGGCCGCGCCGTATGGCGGCGGCACCGGCGAGTGGGCCGACATCGATGACGTGCGCGTGATGAAGTGGCTCGCACAGCAGTACAACCTGCGCGTGAAGTCCTCGCATGTGATCGAGGCAGTGAGTGTCGTCGCCCATGACCACGCGTTTCACCCAGTACGCGAGTACCTGAAAAAACTGGAGTGGGACCGCGTGCCACGCCTGGAAGCCTGGCTCACCGACGTGATGGGTGTACCGGCTTGCGACTACACCGCCAAGGTCGGTAAGCGCTGGATGATCTCGGCCGTGGCGCGGGTGATGAAACCCGGCTGCAAGGCCGACTCGGTGATGATTCTCGAAGGTGCGCAGGGCGCTGGTAAGTCGACCGCCATGAGCGTGCTCGGCGGTGAGTGGTTCATGGACACGCCGTTTGCCCTCGGCGACAAGGATGGCTTTCAGGCGATCCGCGGTAAATGGATCGTCGAATTGGGCGAGCTGGACAGCTTCAACAAGGCCGAGAGCACCAAGGCCAAGCAGTTCTTCTCCGCATCCACCGACACCTACCGCGAAAGCTATGGCCGCAGAACCATGGACGTGCCACGCCAGTGTGTGTTCGTCGGCACCACCAACCAGGACGAGTACCTCAAGGACGCCACCGGCAACCGGCGTTATTGGCCGGTGGCCTGTACCAAGGTCGACGTGGCGTTGCTACGCGAGATCCGTGATCAACTCTGGGCCGAAGCCGTGTTCTGTTACGAGGCGGGGGACTTGTGGTGGGTGACCCCGGACGAAGCGCCGATGTTCGCCGAAGCCCAGGACCAGCGTTTTGTCGTCGATGAATGGGAAGGTCCGATCCTGACCTGGCTGGAGGAATCGCAGATCGGCGAGACCGCCACCGGCAGTGAAGTGATGAGTCAGGCACTCAAGCTCGATCCGGGGCACTGGGGCAAACCGGAGCAGATGCGCGTCGGCGCGATCATGCATCGGCTGGGCTGGCGACGGTTCCGTTTGGGCGCTTTGAGCAAGAGCGGTCAGCGACCTTGGGCGTACAAGAAACCGGAGCATTGGGGCAGGGCGCCTGCGCTGCAAAAGGACGAATTCGAGGAGCCGTGCTTCGATGATTAA
- a CDS encoding alpha/beta hydrolase family protein: MMRLWAMSLICLLGGPIIVHAAPAPHPHWSVGFHEMSFLDPLDQQPMRAIAFYPSTGIEHSSQVEGYQIAASRDSKIAIGRFPLLMLSHGNTGTPLALHDLATSLARKGFVVVAVIHPGDNYKDHSRLGTLSNLYGRPIQISEAITATLADPMLSPFVNAGQVGVIGYSAGGETALILSGATPELDRLRRYCQERPDDHDACNTQGELIVDRDDLQPVADPRVQALLLMAPLSLKFGRQTLSGVHVPVLLYSGDVDKLVALDKNAAALARKLPVAPDFRLLAGAGHFVFMAPCTEEQLLSMPALCTDADGVDRADIHRNLIAEAGRFFAQALGKPSRAGMQTADQ; encoded by the coding sequence ATGATGCGTCTTTGGGCAATGTCACTGATCTGCCTGCTTGGCGGCCCGATTATCGTGCACGCCGCGCCTGCGCCCCATCCGCACTGGAGCGTCGGTTTCCACGAGATGAGTTTTCTCGACCCGCTGGACCAGCAGCCGATGCGGGCCATTGCCTTCTATCCCTCCACCGGCATCGAGCACAGCAGCCAGGTCGAGGGTTATCAGATTGCCGCCTCCCGGGATTCGAAGATCGCCATCGGCCGTTTCCCGCTGTTGATGCTGTCCCACGGCAACACCGGCACGCCGCTGGCCCTGCACGACCTGGCCACCTCGCTGGCGCGCAAGGGCTTCGTGGTAGTGGCGGTGATTCATCCGGGTGACAACTACAAGGATCACAGCCGGCTGGGCACCCTGAGCAACCTCTATGGCCGGCCGATCCAGATTTCCGAAGCCATTACCGCGACCCTGGCCGACCCGATGCTGTCGCCTTTCGTCAATGCCGGGCAGGTCGGGGTTATCGGTTATTCGGCCGGCGGCGAAACCGCGCTGATCCTGTCCGGGGCGACCCCCGAACTGGACCGCTTGCGCCGCTATTGCCAGGAGCGCCCAGACGATCACGATGCCTGCAATACCCAGGGCGAGCTGATCGTCGATCGCGATGACTTGCAACCGGTCGCCGACCCGCGGGTCCAGGCCTTGCTGCTGATGGCGCCGCTGAGCCTCAAGTTCGGGCGGCAAACCCTGTCGGGTGTTCATGTGCCGGTACTGCTGTACAGCGGCGATGTCGACAAGCTGGTGGCCCTGGACAAGAACGCCGCGGCCCTGGCCCGCAAGCTGCCGGTGGCGCCGGACTTCAGGCTGTTGGCCGGGGCCGGGCACTTCGTGTTCATGGCGCCGTGCACCGAGGAGCAGTTGCTGAGCATGCCGGCCTTGTGCACCGACGCCGATGGCGTCGACCGCGCGGACATCCACCGCAATCTGATTGCCGAGGCTGGCCGCTTCTTTGCCCAGGCCCTGGGCAAGCCGAGTCGTGCCGGGATGCAGACCGCGGATCAGTGA
- a CDS encoding MFS transporter, with protein sequence MSAQQKPVPSSMAITQQIVSIVFYTFIAFLCIGLPIAVLPGYVHGELGFSAVVAGLTIGAQYLATLLSRPMAGRLSDNLGTKRAIVYGLAGIFLSGLLTLASTLLQALPLLSLGILLLGRLLLGMAQGLIGVGTISWCMGQVGAEHTARSISWNGIASYGAIAIGAPLGVVMVADYGFESLGLALSLLAALALLLIRNKPSVPVIRGERLSFRTVFGRIAPYGAGLSLASIGYGTLTTFITLFYLSRGWTGAAYCLTVFGVCFILSRLLFISSISRFGGYRAAIACMSIETLGLILLWLAPSTAYAMIGAGLAGFGLSLVYPALGVEAIKQVPSTSRGAGLSAYAVFFDLALAIAGPLMGAVALNLGYSWIFFCAALLSLSALGLTLLLMRRADA encoded by the coding sequence ATGTCTGCGCAACAAAAGCCCGTGCCCAGTTCCATGGCGATCACTCAGCAGATTGTCTCCATCGTCTTCTATACCTTTATCGCGTTTCTCTGCATTGGCCTGCCAATCGCGGTATTGCCCGGTTACGTCCATGGCGAGCTGGGCTTCAGCGCGGTGGTGGCCGGGCTGACTATCGGCGCGCAGTACCTGGCCACCCTCCTCAGCCGGCCCATGGCCGGGCGCCTGTCGGACAACCTCGGCACCAAACGGGCGATCGTCTACGGCCTGGCGGGGATTTTCCTCAGCGGGCTGCTGACCCTGGCGTCCACCCTGCTGCAGGCATTGCCGCTGCTCAGCCTGGGCATCCTGCTGCTCGGACGTTTGCTGCTGGGGATGGCCCAGGGCCTGATCGGCGTCGGCACCATCAGCTGGTGCATGGGCCAGGTCGGCGCCGAGCACACCGCGCGCTCGATTTCCTGGAACGGCATCGCCTCCTATGGCGCGATTGCCATCGGCGCGCCGCTGGGGGTGGTGATGGTCGCCGACTACGGCTTCGAAAGCCTGGGGCTGGCCCTGTCGCTGCTGGCGGCCCTGGCCCTGCTGCTGATCCGCAACAAGCCGTCGGTGCCGGTGATCCGTGGCGAGCGCCTGTCATTTCGCACGGTGTTCGGCCGTATCGCGCCGTACGGCGCCGGCCTGAGCCTGGCCTCCATCGGCTACGGCACCCTGACCACCTTTATTACCCTGTTCTACCTCAGCCGCGGCTGGACCGGCGCGGCCTATTGCCTGACGGTATTCGGCGTCTGCTTCATCCTCTCGCGCCTGCTGTTCATCTCCAGCATCAGCCGTTTTGGCGGCTATCGCGCGGCCATCGCCTGCATGAGCATCGAGACCCTGGGCCTGATCCTGCTGTGGCTGGCGCCCTCGACCGCGTACGCCATGATCGGCGCCGGGCTCGCCGGCTTCGGCCTGTCGCTGGTATACCCGGCGCTGGGCGTGGAGGCGATCAAGCAGGTGCCCAGTACCAGCCGCGGCGCAGGCCTGAGCGCCTACGCGGTGTTTTTCGACCTGGCGTTGGCGATTGCCGGGCCGCTGATGGGCGCGGTGGCGTTGAACCTGGGTTATTCGTGGATTTTCTTCTGCGCGGCGCTGCTGTCGCTCAGCGCCCTGGGCCTGACCCTGCTGCTCATGCGCCGGGCCGACGCCTGA
- a CDS encoding phage regulatory CII family protein — protein sequence MSRIALSSLERAQREILPLDLALYHAARDYPGGAAAIAATTGRNPTTLQHKLSPTHPSHSINIQEFGEILELTKDRRILDAVHALVGDTIWQELADTYTNDMPETLTTGIAEYFRQVADLAETWAKSIGDGVVTDQELAAIRLQVFRGIQGLLGLFNRATYVNQTTRGADRG from the coding sequence ATGAGCCGAATCGCTCTTAGTTCTCTGGAACGGGCGCAGCGGGAAATCCTGCCGCTCGATTTAGCGCTGTACCACGCCGCTCGCGATTACCCGGGCGGTGCCGCGGCCATCGCCGCTACCACTGGTCGCAATCCGACCACCCTGCAGCACAAACTGTCGCCGACCCATCCGAGCCACTCCATCAACATTCAGGAATTCGGCGAGATCCTCGAACTGACCAAGGACCGCCGCATTCTCGATGCGGTGCATGCGCTGGTCGGCGACACGATCTGGCAGGAGCTGGCCGACACCTACACCAACGACATGCCCGAAACCCTCACCACCGGCATCGCCGAATACTTCCGTCAGGTCGCGGATCTGGCCGAGACCTGGGCCAAGAGCATCGGCGACGGTGTGGTGACTGATCAGGAACTCGCCGCGATTCGCCTGCAGGTATTCCGTGGCATTCAAGGGCTGCTGGGGTTGTTCAACCGCGCCACCTACGTCAATCAGACGACGCGGGGTGCCGACCGTGGCTGA
- a CDS encoding LexA family protein, with the protein MIDKESERYMFAERLHAALDANGIRQRGRGADIIKQLSSKGVVKTPQAVSKWLNGAAIPEIDSLTALSAWLGVRREWLEHGVMPVFPHEAGHQQAVHDENVIAVTSSMNKVPLISWVQAGAWCEIAPTVELLHAEQWVPCPVNISRSGYALRVVGDSMTNTGPGRSYPEGCIIFVDPDLAVNNGDRVIASLPSSNEATFKVFVKDAGKHYLKPINPQYPIIEMTDEMQICGKIVGAFTPE; encoded by the coding sequence ATGATTGATAAAGAATCCGAAAGATACATGTTCGCCGAGCGGCTTCATGCCGCACTCGACGCCAATGGCATTCGCCAGCGTGGCCGAGGGGCTGACATCATTAAACAGCTCAGCTCCAAGGGAGTCGTTAAGACCCCCCAAGCCGTTAGTAAATGGCTCAATGGTGCGGCTATTCCTGAAATTGATAGTTTGACCGCCCTATCCGCCTGGCTAGGTGTGCGGAGAGAATGGCTGGAGCATGGAGTCATGCCTGTCTTTCCCCATGAAGCAGGCCATCAGCAAGCAGTGCATGACGAGAACGTAATTGCCGTAACCTCAAGCATGAACAAAGTCCCGCTGATTTCATGGGTTCAAGCCGGCGCCTGGTGCGAAATAGCTCCTACCGTCGAGCTTCTTCATGCAGAACAGTGGGTGCCCTGCCCCGTAAATATCAGCAGATCAGGATATGCGCTTCGAGTGGTAGGAGACTCAATGACAAATACTGGCCCGGGCCGTAGCTACCCCGAGGGCTGCATAATCTTTGTCGATCCGGATCTCGCTGTGAACAATGGTGATCGAGTGATTGCGTCGCTACCGAGTAGCAATGAAGCTACGTTCAAGGTGTTTGTGAAGGATGCTGGAAAGCATTACTTGAAGCCTATCAATCCCCAATATCCCATCATTGAAATGACAGACGAAATGCAAATTTGCGGAAAAATTGTGGGGGCATTCACTCCAGAGTGA